One region of Salvia miltiorrhiza cultivar Shanhuang (shh) chromosome 3, IMPLAD_Smil_shh, whole genome shotgun sequence genomic DNA includes:
- the LOC131014010 gene encoding 2-alkenal reductase (NADP(+)-dependent)-like, giving the protein MEEVNNKFVTVKGHINGAPSESDFEIKSEMISLSIDGGSEVEVIVKNVYVSVDPYQLNRMKKQSSSQAAISFATGITPGLAIDTYGVGQVVVSERPGLEKGELVVGMLTWGEYTLAEKGRLLNKLDPMAIGLDLPHLVGALGFSGLTAYGGFYEVCKPKRGESVFVSAASGSVGSLVGQYAKLFGCRVVGCAGTQKKVELLKEKLGFDDAFNYKEEIDLNSALKRYFPEGIDIYFDNVGGEMLEAAVANMSQFGRVAVCGAISEYTGSGKRAALEMLDVVYKRITIQGFLAADFLKCYTDFMKTTTEHLRTGKMHSLCDVSHGVDSVPHAFVGLFSGDNIGKKIVQIGEY; this is encoded by the exons ATGGAGGAGGTAAACAACAAGTTCGTAACAGTAAAGGGTCACATAAATGGGGCTCCATCTGAATCCGATTTCGAGATTAAGAGTGAAATGATTTCTCTATCGATAGATGGAGGAAGTGAAGTAGAGGTGATCGTCAAGAATGTGTATGTATCGGTGGATCCATACCAGCTGAACCGCATGAAGAAGCAGAGCTCCTCGCAGGCTGCAATCAGCTTCGCCACCGGAATCACTCCTGGGCTGGCCATCGATACGTATGGCGTGGGGCAAGTGGTGGTGTCGGAGCGGCCGGGTTTGGAGAAGGGGGAGCTTGTGGTAGGGATGCTTACATGGGGAGAGTATACACTTGCAGAGAAAGGCAGACTCTTGAATAAGTTGGATCCCATGGCCATAGGGCTCGACTTACCTCACCTTGTTGGTGCTCTTG GATTTAGTGGACTTACCGCGTATGGAGGGTTTTATGAAGTATGCAAGCCAAAAAGGGGAGAGAGCGTATTTGTGTCAGCTGCTTCAGGATCCGTGGGAAGTCTAGTCGGACAATATGCTAAGCTATTTGGTTGCCGTGTCGTCGGCTGTGCCGGTACTCAAAAAAAG GTTGAGTTGCTTAAGGAAAAGCTTGGTTTTGACGATGCTTTCAACTACAAGGAAGAGATCGATCTCAACTCCGCTCTCAAAAG GTACTTCCCAGAGGGAATTGACATATATTTCGACAATGTGGGTGGAGAGATGCTGGAGGCGGCAGTGGCAAACATGAGCCAGTTCGGGCGGGTGGCAGTGTGCGGCGCCATCTCCGAGTACACGGGCAGTGGTAAGAGGGCGGCGCTGGAGATGTTGGATGTGGTATACAAGAGGATCACCATTCAAGGATTTCTAGCGGCTGATTTCTTGAAATGCTACACTGATTTTATGAAGACGACGACGGAGCACCTTCGCACCGGAAAAATGCACTCTCTTTGCGACGTCTCACATGGCGTGGACAGTGTTCCACATGCTTTTGTAGGGCTGTTTTCAGGTGATAATATTGGAAAAAAGATTGTCCAGATTGGAGAATACTAA